GCCGACGATGCTCTCGGCAAATTCCTGGTCCCAGCGCGGCGACAAAGTGATGATCGGGATCGCGCCGTCGCGGGCCTGCTGCGACGAGATCTGGCGGGCGAGGCGCCCGCGCACATGCTCGGTCATTTGCATCAGATTCTGGGTGAAGACGCTCGCCTCCGCGATGCCTTCGAGAATGGTCGGCACGTCGCGGATCGAGATGCCTTCGGCGAGCAGATTCTGGAGGATGCGCTGCACGCCCGAGATCGAGATTTTCGCCGGCACGATGTCCGCCACCAGTTTCTCGGACTCCTTGTGAATCTCGTTCAGCAGCTTCTGCGTCTCGGTGTAGGAGAGCAGGTCGGCAATATTGTCCTTGATGAGCTCGGTGAGGTGGGTCGTGACGACGGTGCCGCTGTCGACCACGGTGAGGCCGCGGAAGCCGGCTTCGTCGCGCAAATCCTTGTCGATCCACAGAGCAGGCAGATTGAACACCGGCTCCAGCGTCTCGACGCCCGGAATGCCGACATTCTCCCCGCCCGGATTGATGACCAGCAATTTGTCGAGGCGGATCTCGCCGCGCCCGGCCACCGTCTCCTTGATGTAGACGATATATTCGTGGGCCTGCAGCGCCATATTATCGAGGATGCGCACCGCCGGCAGCACGAAGCCGTAATCGATGGCGAACTGGCGCCGAAGCGCGCGCACCTGATCGTCGAGCCGCGGGTCGCTGCTGGAATCGTTGATCAAGGGGAGCAGCCCGTAGCCGAGCTCGATCCGCACTGCGTCGATCGCGAGCGTGCTGGAGATCGGCTCCTCGACCTGCGACGCCTCCAGCTCGCGGCTGGCGTCGGCCATGCGCTCCTGCGCCTCGATCAGCTCGTTGCGCTGGCTCGCCTTCCAGGCAATCCATCCGCACAGGCCGCCCAGCACCGCGAACGGGAGGAAGGGCAGGCCCGGGATCAGCGCCAGCGCGATCATCAGGGCCGCGGCCATGCCGAACGCCTTGGGATAGCGGCCGAGCTGGTCGCCGAGCGCCGCCCCGGCCTTGCCCGCCATGCCGCCCTTGGACACGAGCAGGCCGGCCGCGGTCGAGACGATCAGCGCCGGGATCTGGCTGACGAGGCCGTCGCCGACGGTGAGGATCGTGTAAGTGTGGAAAGCCTCGCTGAACGCGACTCCGTGGATGCCGACGCCGACGATCAGGCCGACGACGATGTTGATCACGGTGATGAGCAGGCCGGCGACGGCGTCGCCCTTCACGAACTTGGAGGCACCGTCCATCGCGCCGAAGAAGCCGCTCTCGGCCTCGATCTCCTCGCGGCGGGCGCGCGCCTGCGCCTCGCTGATCATGCCGGCCGACAGATCGGCGTCGATCGCCATCTGCTTGCCGGGCATCGCATCGAGGCTGAAGCGCGCCGCGACCTCGGCGATGCGGCCGGCGCCCTTGGTGATCACGACGAAATTGATGACGATCAGGATGATGAAGATGGTGAGGCCGATCACGGTCTCGCCGCCCATCAGGAACTCGCCGAACGCCGCAATCACGCCGCCGGCGGCATGGACGCCTTCATGGCCGTGCGACAGGATCAGGCGGGTCGAGGCGATGTTGAGGCCGAGGCGCAGCATCGTCACGATCAGCAGGATCGTCGGGAAGGCGGAGAGCTGGAGCGGCTTTTCGATGAACAACGCCGTCATCAGGATCAGCACCGAGGCGGTGATCGACAGCGACAGGCCGAAATCGAGCAGCCAGCCCGGCACCGGCAGGATCAGCATGGCGATAATCGCCACCACCGTGCCGGCGAGCGCGAGGTCCCGGCTCATGCCGAAACGCTGCATCAAATTGGTCCATTGCGCGGGCATTCAGCTCTCCGGAAGTACGCTCAGAGCGCCGGCGAGACGGGGATCCCCGCCTCGATGAAGGTGCGCAATTTGTTGCGCATCGTGCGCACCGAGATGCCGAGGATGGTCGAGGCCGAAGTGCGGTTGCCGTGGCAGCGCTCGAGCGTGTGCAGGATGAGCTCGCGCTCGACGTCCGCGACGGTGTGGCCGACCAGGGCCTCGACCTCGATCGCGCCGGCGTCCCCGGTGGCGAGCAGGGCGATCGCCGCCGCGATCAGCTCGCGCTCGGGCGGCAGCGGCACATAGTCGCGCGCGCCCGCCCGCACCGCTGCGACCGCGGCCGAGGCCGGCGCGTCGATTCCGCAGGCGAGGACCGGCACCGCGATCTTCTCGGCGCGGAGCTGCTCGAGAAAGGCCGGCACGTCGAAGCAAACGTCGATCATGACGCTGTTGCTGCGGCGCTGGCGCAGATGGGCGACCGCCGCATCGAGGCTGTCGACGGCGACGACTTCCGCGCCGCTCTCGCGCGCCATGGCGGCGGCGAGCTGGAACTCGCTGCCGGCAGCGCCGACGAGCAGCATCCGGACCAAGGGCGAGCCGAACTCCATCACCGGTCCTGGCGAACGATTTCGGTCAGCGTCACGCCCAGTGCGTTGTCGATCAGCACGACTTCGCCGCGGGCGATCAGCCTGTTGTTGACGAAGATGTCGACTGGTTCGCCCACGCGCCGGTCGAGCTCGACGACGTCGCCGGGCCGCAGCCGCATCAGCTCGCCAATATCCATCCGCGACCGGCCGAGCACCGCCTGGACCTTGACCGGCACGTCGAACACGGCCTCGAGGCCGCTCGCGCCGGCATCGACCGGGCCTTCGATGCCCATGGTCGACCAACCCTCTTCGGCTTGGCTGGCTTCCGCGCCGCCGCTTTGTTCGTCGAGCTCGGCCGGCACCAATTGGCGCGGCGCAATGTCGTCGCTCATCACCTTCTCCATCATGAATTCATCCACTGCCGGACGACCGAAGCCGACTCACCGGGGCTGCCCTTGACCGCCTCGCCGATGCGCTTCAGCGCCGACATCTTGATCCGCCCGTCGACCTGCGCGAGCGCGATTTCCTGATCGATCGAGACCGCATCGTTGCGAGCCTCGAGCTGGCGCATCGCATCTTCGTCGCCATCGGCCGCGCGCGATGCCAAAGCGAGCATCTCCGGATCCTGCGCCGGCGGCAGCGCCGGCTGGGCCTCGGGCACCTCCGCCATGTCGGTGGCGCGGCGCCGCTCGCGATCGCGCAACATCCGCAGCGCCATCAGGCCCACGCCGGCGATGACCAGGATCTTCAACAGGTCGAAGACGTGATCCATCGTCAGACCGCCCAAGAAGCCGGCGTCGGCGCCCGGATCCTCGGGAGTTGCGAAGGTCATGCTTTCGACAACCACGCTGTCGCCGCGCTCGGCGTCGAAGCCGACCGCATTCTCGACCAGGCGATTGAGCCGCTTCAGCTGCGAATCCGGCACGCCCTTGGCTCCGCCGTCGACCAGCACGGCGACGGTCAGGCGGTTGATCTTGCCGGGCGTGCGCACGGTGACGCTCTGCCGGCTGCTATTCTCGTAGGTGATGTCCTCGGACGATTCCGCCTTGGTGGACTGACGCGTGTCGCCACCGCCACCGACGGGCTGGCCCTGGTTCTCCGGGAGCTGGGCAGCGACCGTCACGGCATCGTCGGCGGCATCCTGCTCCTGGTTCTGATCGTTGGATTCGACCGATACCTGATGCTTGATCACCTGCGTGTCAGGATCGAACACATTGGCTTCCTCGCGCGTCTGCTCGCGGTCGATCACCGCCGAGACTTCGGCGCGAACCTTGCCGACGCCGACGATCGGTTCGATCATCGCCTCGATCTGCGAGCGCAGCCGCGCTTCGACCGCCGCCTGGCGCTGCTCGATCTCGCTGGAGCTGGCGCCGCCGCCCTCGCCCGCCCGAGCCAGCAGCGCGCCCGTCTGATCGACGACCGACACGCTTTCCGGCGACAGTTCCGGCACCGAGGAGGCGACGAGATAGCGGATCGCCTGGACCGATTCCCCGGGCAGCGAGCCGCGGGTCTTGACGGTCACGGCGGCGGTCGCCTTGCGCGCTTCGGCGGCGAACATCGCCCGCTCCGGCATCACGATGTGGACGCGCGCCTTGGTGACGCTTTGAAGGCTTTCGATCGACCGGGAGAGCTCGCCTTCGATAGCGCGCGTCTCGTTCATCTTGGCGCGCGACGAGGAGACGCCGAACGGCTCCTCCTGGTCGAGCACGTCGTAGCCGATCTTACCGCCAAGCTGCTCGGAGGCCATGCCCATGCGCAGCTCGGCGAGCTTGTCCTGCGGCGCCAGCACGCCGGTGCCGTCGGCCGAAATCTGGAAGGGGACGTTCTGGGCCTTGAGCTTCTCGGTGATCGACTGCGCCGCAGCCGGATCGAGATCGGTGTAGAGATAGCCCATCTGGCTGCTCGGGCCGCGCAGCGACACCGCCGCCAGCACGGCGAGCAGCGTCACCGCGACGCCGCCCATGATCAGCAGCCGCTTGGTCCCGAGCTGGGCGGCAAAATTACGCAATCCGTTCAAGGGGAGCCCCACAATGACGGCAGGGCGAACATGTCCCTGCCGGGTTCATTATAGGAGGAGCGCTCTAGGCAAGTTCTGCCGGGTAGGAATTTTTTGCCGCCATCGCGCCGACGGCGCTGCGGGCGTCAGCCGAGGAAGGGCGCGAACTCTTCCAGAACGGCGGCACGGCGCGCCTCGGCGTCGAGGCGGAGCCCGCCTTCGTCCCAGCCGATCAGGGCATCTCCGAGCGCGAGGGTGGCGTCGCCGAACACGATCAGCGTCATCCGCCGCCGCTCCTGGCCGATGCGGAAGGCGACCAGCTCCTCCATCCGCTCGACGAGGTCGGGGTGGACGCGGATCTGCAGCTTCGGCCCGCGGCCGACCTGTTCGAGCACCCGCCCCAGCGCCTCGTTGATCGCCTGTTCGGGCGCGCGTTCGAGCGCGCGGCCGGCGAGCATGTCGGCCGCCTCCAGGGCCACGGTCGCGGCGTCGTTGCGCACCGCGGTCTGGACCTCGGTAAAATCCTTTTCGATCTGCTCGACCGCGGCGTGGAGTGCATCGACCGCAGAGAGCAGAGCCGTCTCGCGCTCCGAGCGCGCCTGGGCGAGCCCCGCCTCGAAGCCGTCGGCGCGGGCGCGCGCGAGCGCGTCGTCGCGCTCCAGGTTCAATCGCTCGACCTCGGCGCGCAGGCCGTCGATCTCCATCTCGAGGTCGAGCGCATCGGCGGCCTCGCGCTTGGCCGAAGCGGCGGTGAAAATCCGGTCGAAGGCGAACGGCCTGATCTTGGTCGCTGCATCCATCTCTAGTCTCCTCGAAGCCATCTCTTTCGCCTCGTCAGTAGATCAGGCCGTCGTCGCTCTTGGGATCGACGAGCATGATGTCGCCGCGATCGGCGAGCGACTTGGCGAGACGCACCAGGGCGGTCTGCGCCTCCTCGCAGTCGCGCGACCGGACCGGGCCCATCGCCGTCATCTCCTCGCGCATGAGCTTGGCGGCGCGCTCGGTCATGCTGGCGAAGAAGATCTGCTTCATGCTCTCCGGCGCGCCCTTCAGCGCCAGCGCCATCTCGCGCTTGTCGGCATTGCGGACGATCGTCGCGATCGCGGCCGGCAGCAAATTGGCGAGATCGTCGAACGTGAACATCAGGGCGCGGATGCGTTCGGCCGATTCCGGCGCACGCTCGTCGAGCGCGCCCAGCATCGCTTCCTCAGTCGATCGGTCGAGCGCGTTGAAGATCTCGGCCATGCTCTCGTGCGGATCGCGCCGCTGCGAGCGCGACAAATTGGTCATGAACTCGCTGCGCAGCGTCTGCTCGACCTCGGCGATCACTTCCTTCTGCACCGTGTCCATCCGCAGCATACGCATGATGACGTCGGTGGAGAGATCCTTCGGCAGCTCGGCGAGCACGCGCGCGGCATGGTCGGCGCTCAGCTTGCTGAGGATCACGGCCACCGTCTGCGGATATTCGTTCTTGAGGTAAGCGGCGAGGACGGACTCGTTCACGTTGGAGAGCTTGTCCCACATCGTCCGGCCGGAAGGACCGCGAATGTCCTCCATGATCTCCTTGACCTTCTCGCCGGGAAGCACGCCTTCCAGCAGCCGCTCGGTGGTCTCGTAGGAGCCGTGCAGCGACGACATGGACGAAACCTCGCCCGAAAACTGGACCATCAGATATTCGACCACCGGCGCCGGCACCCGTCCGAGCTGGGCAATGCAGGACGACAGTTCCTTGATCTCGTCGACCGAAAGCTGCTCCCAGATGGCGGCGCCATGCTCCTTGCCGAGCGCCAGCATCAGCATCGATGCGCGCTCCAGGCCGGAATATCTCTTGAGTTCGGGCGGTTCGCCGATCGGCGCCATCACGCTCATGCACTACTCCAAAAAATACGCGGCAAGCGGGTCGGAGCCGTGCCGTTCGTCTATCTTATAGGATGAATGTGCGCGCAGGGAGGCTTGGTTAATCGGCCATGTCGATAAATTTTTCGAACAGCCTCGTGGGGCTCAGCATGCTGACGGGCGACAACAGCCTGTTCGGCCTCGCCTCCTCCATGCGCTTCGAAACGCGCGCCGTGCGGATCGCCAAGGCGCAGTTCACGACGCCGCGGGTAACCGCTCCCTGGCAGCAGCCGGGGCCGAACACGCCGCTTTCCGCGCAGCTGGCAGCGATCAAGCGGCTGTCGACGATCATCGACAAGACCCCGATGCGCAATGCCTCGCTGCCGGCCGACGTCCAGACCAGCTTCGTCGCCTACAAGGCGCTCGAGCAATTGCGCGTCCTGGCCGAAAGCGCCGCGGCCAAGACCACTTCGTCGTCGGCACGGCTGTCGCTCGACGCGATCTTCGCCAAGGGCTTGGGCGACCTCCAGGCTTTCCTCGCGGCCGCCCCGACCGACAAGGTCAAGCTCGCCTTCGACAAGCCGGCGCGGCGCGCCGAGAGCGTCCCGATGACGCCGACGATCGCGCCGACCAAGACGCTTGCCGCCGGCATCCTCGACACGCGCAATGCCGCCATCCCCGGCATCGCCGGCAACGAGCTGCTGAGCGTCAGCCTCTCCAAATATGGCGTGACCGAGAGCGTCACGGTCGACCTGTCGACGGTGACGCAGCCGCCCACGCTCGACGGCATCGCCGCAGCCCTCAATGCCGCCATCGCGTCCGTCCCGATGCGCGACACCAACGGCGCGATCGTGTTCGACGGCGATGGCAACCCGCTCGCCAAATATGCGTCGCGCTTCTCGGTCGAGAAGAATGACGGCAAATGGGGTCTGGCCCTGAACGCGCTGGGGGTCGAGCAGGTCGGCATCGACCAGGTCGGCGCCAAGGACAGTTTGATCGTCGCCAGCGGCCAGACTGCGCTCGACGCGCCCACCACCACCAAGATCCTGCGCTTCGACGACCCGGCCGGCGCGGTCACGCAAAAGACGCTCGGCACGATCGCGGCGGTCGACCGCGACGCCACCGCGGCAGCGGCCCTCACCCCGCCGCCTCCGCCGATCAAGGGCACCACGGCGCCGCAGCCGAAGACGATCTGGGCCGCCACGACGGCACGCGCGATCACCAGCGACGC
This portion of the Sphingomonas sp. LY54 genome encodes:
- the flhA gene encoding flagellar biosynthesis protein FlhA; protein product: MPAQWTNLMQRFGMSRDLALAGTVVAIIAMLILPVPGWLLDFGLSLSITASVLILMTALFIEKPLQLSAFPTILLIVTMLRLGLNIASTRLILSHGHEGVHAAGGVIAAFGEFLMGGETVIGLTIFIILIVINFVVITKGAGRIAEVAARFSLDAMPGKQMAIDADLSAGMISEAQARARREEIEAESGFFGAMDGASKFVKGDAVAGLLITVINIVVGLIVGVGIHGVAFSEAFHTYTILTVGDGLVSQIPALIVSTAAGLLVSKGGMAGKAGAALGDQLGRYPKAFGMAAALMIALALIPGLPFLPFAVLGGLCGWIAWKASQRNELIEAQERMADASRELEASQVEEPISSTLAIDAVRIELGYGLLPLINDSSSDPRLDDQVRALRRQFAIDYGFVLPAVRILDNMALQAHEYIVYIKETVAGRGEIRLDKLLVINPGGENVGIPGVETLEPVFNLPALWIDKDLRDEAGFRGLTVVDSGTVVTTHLTELIKDNIADLLSYTETQKLLNEIHKESEKLVADIVPAKISISGVQRILQNLLAEGISIRDVPTILEGIAEASVFTQNLMQMTEHVRGRLARQISSQQARDGAIPIITLSPRWDQEFAESIVGIGDERHLAMAPSSLQAFIGSVRDTYDRLAQEGEIPCMLTNPAIRPFVRSIIERVRPATVVLSQNEIHVRSRIRTLGAIA
- a CDS encoding helix-turn-helix domain-containing protein, with translation MEFGSPLVRMLLVGAAGSEFQLAAAMARESGAEVVAVDSLDAAVAHLRQRRSNSVMIDVCFDVPAFLEQLRAEKIAVPVLACGIDAPASAAVAAVRAGARDYVPLPPERELIAAAIALLATGDAGAIEVEALVGHTVADVERELILHTLERCHGNRTSASTILGISVRTMRNKLRTFIEAGIPVSPAL
- the fliN gene encoding flagellar motor switch protein FliN, producing MSDDIAPRQLVPAELDEQSGGAEASQAEEGWSTMGIEGPVDAGASGLEAVFDVPVKVQAVLGRSRMDIGELMRLRPGDVVELDRRVGEPVDIFVNNRLIARGEVVLIDNALGVTLTEIVRQDR
- the fliF gene encoding flagellar basal-body MS-ring/collar protein FliF, yielding MGGVAVTLLAVLAAVSLRGPSSQMGYLYTDLDPAAAQSITEKLKAQNVPFQISADGTGVLAPQDKLAELRMGMASEQLGGKIGYDVLDQEEPFGVSSSRAKMNETRAIEGELSRSIESLQSVTKARVHIVMPERAMFAAEARKATAAVTVKTRGSLPGESVQAIRYLVASSVPELSPESVSVVDQTGALLARAGEGGGASSSEIEQRQAAVEARLRSQIEAMIEPIVGVGKVRAEVSAVIDREQTREEANVFDPDTQVIKHQVSVESNDQNQEQDAADDAVTVAAQLPENQGQPVGGGGDTRQSTKAESSEDITYENSSRQSVTVRTPGKINRLTVAVLVDGGAKGVPDSQLKRLNRLVENAVGFDAERGDSVVVESMTFATPEDPGADAGFLGGLTMDHVFDLLKILVIAGVGLMALRMLRDRERRRATDMAEVPEAQPALPPAQDPEMLALASRAADGDEDAMRQLEARNDAVSIDQEIALAQVDGRIKMSALKRIGEAVKGSPGESASVVRQWMNS
- a CDS encoding FliH/SctL family protein; the protein is MDAATKIRPFAFDRIFTAASAKREAADALDLEMEIDGLRAEVERLNLERDDALARARADGFEAGLAQARSERETALLSAVDALHAAVEQIEKDFTEVQTAVRNDAATVALEAADMLAGRALERAPEQAINEALGRVLEQVGRGPKLQIRVHPDLVERMEELVAFRIGQERRRMTLIVFGDATLALGDALIGWDEGGLRLDAEARRAAVLEEFAPFLG
- a CDS encoding flagellar motor switch protein FliG, coding for MSVMAPIGEPPELKRYSGLERASMLMLALGKEHGAAIWEQLSVDEIKELSSCIAQLGRVPAPVVEYLMVQFSGEVSSMSSLHGSYETTERLLEGVLPGEKVKEIMEDIRGPSGRTMWDKLSNVNESVLAAYLKNEYPQTVAVILSKLSADHAARVLAELPKDLSTDVIMRMLRMDTVQKEVIAEVEQTLRSEFMTNLSRSQRRDPHESMAEIFNALDRSTEEAMLGALDERAPESAERIRALMFTFDDLANLLPAAIATIVRNADKREMALALKGAPESMKQIFFASMTERAAKLMREEMTAMGPVRSRDCEEAQTALVRLAKSLADRGDIMLVDPKSDDGLIY